Proteins encoded within one genomic window of Amorphoplanes friuliensis DSM 7358:
- a CDS encoding DUF402 domain-containing protein, with amino-acid sequence MGDVDVVFRKFDGSMHRRAFERFLGEDDWGTWLGVPVGTEVDYVSSGFRRKDEHRGVRLVPHGGWWTALFFAPTWDLEMYCDITAPATWKNRERVTLVDLDLDVTRRHDGHVELLDADEFAVHQLRYGYPAETVRQASAAAQEVTAACRAREEPFGLHYTTWLARV; translated from the coding sequence ATGGGTGACGTGGACGTGGTTTTCCGCAAGTTCGACGGGAGCATGCACCGGAGGGCCTTCGAACGGTTCCTCGGTGAGGACGATTGGGGGACCTGGCTGGGTGTCCCGGTCGGCACCGAGGTCGACTACGTCTCGTCCGGCTTCCGCAGGAAGGACGAGCACCGCGGTGTGCGTCTGGTCCCGCACGGGGGCTGGTGGACCGCGCTGTTCTTCGCACCGACCTGGGACCTCGAGATGTACTGCGACATCACCGCCCCGGCCACGTGGAAAAACCGGGAACGGGTGACCCTGGTCGACCTCGATCTGGACGTGACCCGCCGGCACGACGGTCACGTCGAGCTGCTCGACGCCGACGAATTCGCCGTGCACCAGCTCCGTTACGGCTATCCGGCCGAGACGGTCCGGCAGGCGTCCGCGGCGGCGCAGGAGGTGACCGCGGCCTGCCGCGCCCGGGAGGAACCCTTCGGTCTGCACTACACCACCTGGCTGGCCCGGGTGTGA
- a CDS encoding class I SAM-dependent methyltransferase has protein sequence MTEAYLDFDRHEREMWAGRASTYERSFAPLCAGVRDQVLDLAGVSGGKRLLDVGTGRGTLAAAAAGLGALVTAVDAEPSMVEAAGRNVPGAEVRVARLPDLPFEARSFEAVTANFVLNHVGDPAAAARELVRVTATGGRVAASIWPFPAPPLQAFWGEVVAGSGVVPPGGSPRVEEALDFPRTAAGLTTLLHDAGLDGVRVETVTWTHHFDPEDWWSGPAGGLSTLGTLLRSLPAESVTRIRASYDRAIDSRRDSNGRVGLSTTALLGSGTRLEHHTRASQVV, from the coding sequence GTGACTGAGGCTTACCTGGATTTCGACCGGCACGAACGTGAGATGTGGGCGGGGCGTGCCTCGACCTACGAGCGCAGCTTCGCGCCCCTGTGCGCCGGGGTCCGTGACCAGGTGCTCGACCTGGCCGGGGTGTCGGGTGGCAAGCGGCTGCTCGACGTCGGCACCGGTCGGGGCACGCTCGCCGCGGCCGCCGCGGGTCTGGGTGCGCTGGTCACCGCCGTCGACGCCGAGCCGAGCATGGTCGAGGCCGCGGGCCGCAATGTCCCCGGTGCCGAGGTGCGGGTGGCGAGGCTGCCCGACCTGCCGTTCGAGGCCCGGTCGTTCGAGGCGGTGACGGCCAACTTCGTGCTCAACCACGTCGGTGATCCGGCTGCCGCGGCGCGTGAGCTGGTGCGTGTCACCGCGACCGGTGGCCGGGTCGCCGCGTCGATCTGGCCGTTCCCGGCGCCGCCGCTGCAGGCGTTCTGGGGTGAGGTCGTCGCCGGTTCGGGTGTGGTGCCGCCGGGCGGCTCGCCCCGGGTCGAGGAGGCACTGGACTTTCCGCGTACCGCGGCCGGGCTGACGACGCTGCTGCACGACGCGGGCCTCGACGGGGTCCGGGTCGAGACGGTCACCTGGACGCACCACTTCGACCCGGAGGACTGGTGGTCCGGCCCGGCCGGCGGTCTGAGCACCCTGGGCACACTGCTGCGGTCGCTGCCGGCCGAGTCGGTCACCCGGATCCGGGCGTCGTACGACCGGGCGATCGACAGCCGCCGGGACAGCAACGGCCGGGTCGGTCTCTCCACCACGGCTCTGCTGGGCAGCGGCACGCGGCTCGAGCATCACACCCGGGCCAGCCAGGTGGTGTAG
- a CDS encoding TIGR02569 family protein, producing the protein MAELPPPPEVRAAFGAQGDPVRLAGGKGGTWRVGDVVLKPSEGDDEVRWRAGVLHSLPRSPHFRVARPVRAADGDWIAGGWEATEAVAGQPDQRRVDDVIRAGAAFHEALTAVPRPAFLDTRQNPWAYGEWLAFEDESFPGQRRPSKLLDELLELRRPVLSAEQIVHGDLLGNLLFADGRPPAVIDWPAYWRPPAWASAVAAIDAVVWHGVGPELLDRWAHLPEWDQMLVRAAIYRLGTWDAAGWSGEPEDAYHPVVEMCRTRVLGSGA; encoded by the coding sequence ATGGCTGAGCTGCCACCCCCGCCCGAGGTTCGTGCGGCTTTCGGTGCTCAGGGCGATCCGGTACGCCTGGCAGGCGGCAAAGGCGGCACCTGGCGGGTCGGCGACGTGGTGCTGAAGCCGTCCGAGGGCGACGACGAGGTCCGCTGGCGTGCGGGAGTGCTGCACTCCTTGCCCCGCTCGCCGCATTTCCGGGTCGCGCGTCCCGTGCGGGCTGCGGACGGGGACTGGATCGCCGGAGGCTGGGAGGCGACCGAGGCGGTTGCCGGTCAGCCCGATCAGCGCCGTGTCGACGATGTCATCCGGGCGGGGGCCGCGTTCCACGAGGCGCTCACGGCGGTGCCGCGTCCCGCGTTCCTGGACACCAGGCAAAATCCCTGGGCGTACGGGGAGTGGCTGGCCTTCGAGGACGAGTCTTTCCCGGGGCAGCGGCGGCCGTCGAAGCTGTTGGACGAACTGCTGGAGCTGCGCCGGCCGGTGCTGTCGGCGGAGCAGATCGTGCACGGTGACCTGCTCGGCAATCTGCTCTTCGCCGACGGCCGGCCGCCCGCGGTGATCGACTGGCCGGCCTACTGGCGGCCGCCCGCCTGGGCGTCGGCGGTCGCGGCGATCGACGCGGTGGTGTGGCACGGGGTCGGTCCGGAGCTTCTGGACCGCTGGGCGCACCTGCCGGAGTGGGACCAGATGCTGGTCCGCGCCGCGATCTACCGCCTGGGCACCTGGGACGCGGCCGGCTGGTCGGGCGAGCCCGAGGACGCCTACCACCCGGTCGTCGAAATGTGTCGTACGCGGGTCCTAGGGTCCGGAGCGTGA
- a CDS encoding NUDIX domain-containing protein, which translates to MTSDWTATLPRKRMGAGVLFRDGGDRILLVEPTYKPEWELPGGVVEADESPRAAAAREVTEELGLTVVPGRLLAVDWVPARDGRTEGLMVVFDGGVLADPGRIRLQESELRSWAWSTPAEAAARLRGLVARRSEAARRAALTGTTAYLENGHP; encoded by the coding sequence GTGACCAGCGACTGGACCGCCACCCTGCCCCGCAAGCGGATGGGTGCCGGTGTGCTGTTCCGCGACGGCGGTGACCGGATTCTGCTGGTGGAGCCGACGTACAAGCCGGAGTGGGAGCTGCCCGGCGGGGTTGTCGAGGCCGACGAGTCACCGCGTGCGGCCGCTGCGCGGGAGGTCACCGAGGAGCTGGGCCTGACCGTCGTTCCGGGGCGCCTGCTGGCCGTCGACTGGGTGCCCGCGCGCGATGGGCGTACCGAGGGCTTGATGGTGGTATTTGATGGCGGCGTCCTGGCCGATCCTGGCAGGATCCGGCTGCAGGAGAGCGAGTTGCGGAGCTGGGCGTGGTCGACGCCCGCGGAGGCGGCAGCGCGCCTCCGTGGCCTGGTCGCCCGGCGGTCGGAGGCGGCCCGGCGGGCCGCGCTCACCGGCACCACCGCCTATCTCGAGAACGGACATCCCTGA
- a CDS encoding maleylpyruvate isomerase family mycothiol-dependent enzyme has protein sequence MEVLPAIADERRRIADLVDSLTPAQLETPSLCGDWTIRQVAGHLLAAISKPVTPVLPLLARSGFNIHKANARLAALVADQPPSSLAQGLRDHADSSFRPPIVGYPGQLTDLQVHGQDMRRPLGLPHGLVHDRVRVSLDFLVGGRAVGFAPRRRLAKLRFEASDLDWSWGEGPLVTGPGEALMLAMTGREVALSELDGPGVPILRNRLTSSS, from the coding sequence GTGGAAGTCCTCCCCGCGATCGCCGACGAACGGCGCCGCATCGCCGACCTGGTCGACTCGCTCACCCCGGCCCAGCTGGAAACCCCCAGCCTGTGCGGCGACTGGACCATCCGCCAGGTCGCCGGCCACCTGCTCGCGGCCATCTCCAAACCGGTGACACCCGTACTCCCGTTGCTCGCCCGCAGCGGCTTCAACATCCACAAAGCCAACGCCCGGCTGGCGGCGCTCGTCGCCGACCAGCCACCGTCGTCCCTCGCCCAAGGCCTGCGCGACCACGCCGACAGCAGTTTCCGCCCGCCGATCGTCGGCTATCCCGGCCAGCTCACCGACCTGCAGGTGCACGGCCAGGACATGCGGCGGCCGCTCGGCCTGCCGCACGGGCTGGTGCACGACCGGGTTCGCGTGTCGCTCGACTTCCTGGTGGGAGGGCGTGCGGTGGGTTTCGCCCCCCGCCGCCGGCTGGCAAAGCTGCGCTTCGAGGCGTCCGACCTGGACTGGTCATGGGGGGAAGGGCCGTTGGTCACGGGCCCGGGGGAGGCGCTGATGCTGGCGATGACGGGGCGGGAGGTGGCGCTGAGCGAACTCGACGGACCAGGCGTCCCCATCCTCCGCAACCGCCTCACCTCGTCCTCCTGA
- a CDS encoding NAD(P)/FAD-dependent oxidoreductase, whose product MTYDVIVIGGGPAGMSAAVALGRALRTVLLVDAGTPRNAPADGIHNYLTRDNITPADFRTAGRSEVTHYGGELVDGTVASASSSEGSLTVTLEDGQTFTARRLLVTTGLTDELPSIPGLRERWGHDVIHCPYCHGYEARGQAIGIIGSSPMSLHQALMWRQWSDNVTLFLHEAPAPDPTQAEQLAARGIKVVTDKVTEVVVKNNTLTGVRLEDGTVIDREVLVVAPRFMANAEPLPSLGLTATENDFGSVVVAEPNGKTSVPGVWVAGNVSDQMAQVVSSASAGLLVAAQLNADLIQEDANLAVAAHQATTN is encoded by the coding sequence ATGACATACGACGTGATCGTGATCGGCGGCGGCCCCGCCGGAATGAGTGCTGCGGTAGCCCTGGGACGGGCGCTCCGCACGGTGCTCCTGGTGGACGCGGGCACGCCCCGCAACGCCCCCGCCGACGGCATCCACAACTACCTGACCCGCGACAACATCACCCCGGCGGACTTCCGCACGGCCGGCCGGTCCGAGGTCACCCACTACGGCGGCGAACTCGTCGACGGCACCGTCGCCTCCGCTTCATCTTCCGAGGGTTCGCTGACCGTGACGCTGGAGGACGGGCAGACGTTCACGGCCCGCCGCCTCCTGGTCACCACCGGCCTCACCGACGAACTCCCGTCGATCCCCGGCCTCCGCGAACGCTGGGGACACGACGTCATCCACTGCCCGTACTGCCACGGCTACGAGGCCCGCGGCCAGGCCATCGGCATCATCGGCTCGTCCCCGATGTCCCTGCACCAGGCCCTGATGTGGCGCCAGTGGAGCGACAACGTCACCCTCTTCCTGCACGAGGCACCCGCCCCCGACCCCACCCAGGCCGAGCAGCTTGCGGCCCGCGGCATCAAGGTCGTCACGGACAAGGTCACCGAAGTGGTCGTCAAGAACAACACCCTGACCGGGGTACGCCTGGAAGACGGCACCGTCATCGACCGCGAGGTGCTCGTGGTGGCGCCCCGCTTCATGGCCAACGCCGAACCGCTGCCGTCACTGGGCCTGACCGCCACCGAGAACGACTTCGGCAGCGTTGTCGTCGCCGAACCGAACGGCAAAACGTCGGTCCCGGGCGTCTGGGTCGCCGGCAACGTCTCCGACCAGATGGCGCAGGTGGTCAGCTCGGCGTCGGCGGGGTTGCTCGTGGCCGCCCAGCTCAACGCCGACCTCATCCAGGAAGACGCCAACCTGGCAGTCGCCGCCCACCAGGCCACCACCAACTGA
- a CDS encoding helix-turn-helix domain-containing protein, translating to MVAKKDDVLAAVGPRLRALRQEHGTTLSGLSETTGISVSTLSRLESGQRRATLELLLPLARAYRVPLDELVGAPPTGDPRIYARPIKHSSGQTILPLSRQATGLQAFKHLIPAGPTQRPDPKTHEGYEWLYVLSGRLRLVLGEHDIVLPAGEAAEFDTRVPHWFGSASGDAVEFLSIFGSQGERMHVRARSTR from the coding sequence ATGGTGGCAAAAAAGGATGACGTTCTGGCCGCGGTCGGGCCTCGGCTGCGGGCGTTGCGGCAGGAGCACGGGACGACGCTCAGCGGGCTGTCCGAGACCACCGGCATCTCGGTCAGCACCCTGTCGCGGCTCGAGTCCGGGCAGCGCCGGGCCACCCTCGAGTTGCTGTTGCCGCTGGCCAGGGCCTATCGGGTGCCGCTGGACGAGCTCGTCGGCGCGCCGCCGACGGGTGATCCGCGGATCTACGCGCGGCCGATCAAGCACAGCAGCGGGCAGACGATCCTGCCGCTCAGCCGGCAGGCCACCGGGCTGCAGGCGTTCAAGCACCTGATCCCCGCCGGGCCGACGCAGAGACCCGACCCCAAGACCCATGAGGGGTACGAGTGGCTCTACGTCCTCAGCGGACGGCTGCGCCTGGTGCTCGGTGAGCACGACATCGTGCTCCCGGCGGGGGAGGCGGCGGAGTTCGACACGCGCGTCCCGCACTGGTTCGGGAGCGCGTCGGGTGACGCGGTCGAGTTCCTCAGCATCTTCGGCAGCCAGGGCGAACGCATGCACGTCCGCGCCCGATCAACCCGTTAG
- a CDS encoding class I SAM-dependent methyltransferase — protein MTHTHDVDWARFGPDLISDGEVNAPMIDQALHWLAGRHPGATRVLDVGSGPGVAACTFARLLPAAEVVAADGAAPLLALARARAEELGVAGRFTTREVRLPEGLADLPDADVIWVSGVAHHLPDPAEGIRAFAALLRPGGVLALREGGLPLKFLPPHADGGLSARIDAVDSALSRDHAHPMGAINAPRSWPALLAEAGLSNVSSRSFMLDLPEPLGDAPRQNLVRLLRRTRESLDGHLAAADLARLEQLMDPTDPESVLNRPDVFMLRATTIYTAVR, from the coding sequence ATGACGCACACCCACGACGTGGACTGGGCCCGGTTCGGCCCCGACCTGATCTCCGACGGTGAGGTCAACGCCCCGATGATCGACCAGGCGTTGCACTGGCTCGCCGGACGCCACCCGGGCGCCACCCGCGTCCTCGACGTGGGCAGCGGACCGGGCGTCGCGGCCTGCACCTTCGCCCGGTTGCTGCCGGCCGCGGAAGTTGTGGCCGCGGACGGTGCCGCCCCGCTGCTGGCCCTCGCCCGGGCCCGTGCGGAGGAGCTCGGTGTGGCCGGCCGTTTCACCACCCGTGAGGTGCGACTGCCCGAAGGTCTGGCGGATCTGCCGGACGCCGACGTGATCTGGGTCAGCGGAGTTGCGCACCATCTGCCTGATCCGGCAGAAGGGATCCGGGCGTTTGCTGCGCTTTTGCGCCCCGGCGGTGTCCTGGCCCTCCGCGAAGGCGGCCTACCGCTGAAGTTCCTGCCGCCACACGCGGACGGTGGCCTGAGCGCCCGCATCGACGCGGTGGACAGCGCCCTCTCCCGCGACCACGCCCACCCGATGGGCGCGATCAACGCACCACGGTCCTGGCCCGCACTCCTGGCCGAGGCGGGCCTGAGCAACGTGTCGAGCCGCAGCTTCATGCTGGACCTGCCCGAACCCCTCGGCGACGCGCCGCGGCAGAACCTGGTACGGCTGCTGCGGCGTACCCGGGAATCGCTCGACGGCCACCTGGCCGCCGCCGACCTGGCCCGGCTGGAACAGCTCATGGACCCCACGGACCCGGAAAGCGTGCTGAACCGCCCCGACGTCTTCATGCTGCGCGCAACGACGATCTACACCGCGGTGCGCTAA
- a CDS encoding GNAT family N-acetyltransferase codes for MITIRTVAADAPDAVALVRSYLGEMVDRYHGRPMPGSAVDAALADEPADDVAVLLVAYRMIADRAVSGQTVSDRGGEPVGCVGLRPAEAGTGEITKMYVRPEARRLGIGRRLLSAVEDEARARDLHTLRLDTRNDLTEARAMYAAAGYVEIPPHRDRLYADHWFAKSL; via the coding sequence ATGATCACAATCCGTACGGTCGCGGCCGACGCCCCGGACGCCGTGGCGCTGGTCCGGTCCTACCTGGGCGAGATGGTCGACCGGTACCACGGGCGCCCGATGCCCGGTTCAGCCGTGGACGCGGCGCTGGCGGACGAGCCTGCCGACGATGTGGCGGTGCTGCTGGTCGCGTACCGGATGATCGCGGACCGGGCGGTCTCGGGCCAGACGGTCTCGGACCGGGGTGGGGAGCCGGTGGGCTGCGTCGGCCTGCGGCCCGCCGAGGCGGGGACCGGCGAGATCACCAAGATGTACGTGCGCCCGGAGGCGCGGCGGCTCGGCATCGGCCGCCGGCTGCTGTCCGCAGTGGAGGACGAGGCGCGCGCCCGTGACCTGCACACCCTGCGCCTCGACACCCGCAACGACCTGACCGAGGCCCGCGCGATGTACGCGGCCGCCGGTTATGTGGAGATCCCGCCGCACCGCGACCGGCTCTACGCCGACCACTGGTTCGCGAAGAGCCTCTGA
- a CDS encoding bifunctional DNA primase/polymerase, protein MQWNSRRPIGPWEYVDRIRLRRAALRYAAHGWAVTPGAYLTGHRFSCGRAGCPIMGCHPAIESWEDDSSTDAGRVAKWWRRRPYTVLLATGGRFDVLEVPAAVGLRVLGAVRLHTGVLGPERGDARGPVAVTPAGRWMFLVQPGEELRPELASCLDVLRHGRGSWIPAAPSRTPEGPVRWAVAPEQTGWHLPASTTVQAMLLDALDALGRRPRPTLPVIVPRQMSTARRAA, encoded by the coding sequence ATGCAGTGGAACAGCCGACGGCCGATCGGGCCATGGGAGTACGTAGATCGGATACGACTGCGGCGTGCGGCCCTCCGCTACGCCGCGCACGGCTGGGCGGTGACACCGGGCGCGTACCTGACCGGGCACCGGTTCAGCTGCGGTCGTGCCGGCTGCCCGATCATGGGTTGCCACCCCGCGATCGAGTCCTGGGAGGACGACTCCAGCACCGACGCCGGACGGGTCGCGAAGTGGTGGCGCCGACGGCCGTACACCGTGCTCCTGGCGACCGGCGGGCGCTTCGACGTGCTCGAGGTGCCGGCCGCGGTCGGCCTGCGTGTCCTCGGTGCGGTCCGCCTGCACACCGGCGTCCTCGGCCCGGAACGCGGAGACGCCCGTGGCCCGGTCGCGGTGACACCGGCCGGGCGCTGGATGTTCCTGGTCCAGCCGGGCGAGGAACTCCGCCCCGAGCTGGCGTCCTGCCTGGACGTGCTGCGCCACGGTCGCGGATCGTGGATCCCCGCCGCACCCAGCCGTACGCCCGAAGGCCCGGTCCGCTGGGCCGTCGCGCCGGAACAGACCGGCTGGCACCTGCCCGCGTCCACCACCGTGCAGGCGATGCTGCTCGACGCGCTGGACGCCCTGGGCCGCCGTCCCCGACCGACACTGCCGGTGATCGTGCCCCGGCAGATGTCGACCGCCCGCCGGGCCGCCTGA
- a CDS encoding helix-turn-helix domain-containing protein: MDELPIGRRVAYWRGRRKMSQQVFADRLGKSKSWVDKVERGVRRLDKFSVVYEIADVLQIDVQLLLGKDVERRPETQNCIDQVEVEEIRAALERYDQMSAFFHPVPVAPPLTEMRKAVSHAWLTYQHAKYGVLARKLPQLLRDAQAADSAHASGEEARDAAHLLGQVYQIASSALRKVGEHELSWLAADRSIAVSQRAGDQLLAGMASHRVGMALLSLGRIRSALEVNVNIANRIAPMTSEAATPERLSVYGLLLLTGAMAAARIGDSATVRDLVCGAEQAAGALGGDYNYYWTSFGPTNVELHRAAAAVELGDGGKAIETHNRIDPESFAAMLPERRAHHFLDIARGYTQLGDVEKASEMLLEGDRLAPAEIRCRPLAHEVISDVLRRTRGTPPAPIAELAEQMGVGV, encoded by the coding sequence GTGGACGAGCTGCCGATCGGCCGCCGAGTCGCCTATTGGCGCGGCCGTCGCAAGATGTCCCAGCAGGTCTTCGCGGACCGGTTGGGGAAGTCCAAGAGCTGGGTCGACAAGGTAGAGCGGGGTGTCCGCCGGCTCGACAAGTTCTCCGTCGTCTATGAGATCGCCGACGTGCTGCAGATCGACGTCCAGCTGCTGCTGGGCAAGGACGTCGAGCGGCGGCCGGAGACGCAGAACTGCATCGACCAGGTCGAGGTCGAGGAGATCCGCGCGGCGCTCGAGCGGTACGACCAGATGAGCGCGTTCTTCCATCCTGTGCCGGTGGCGCCACCGCTGACGGAGATGCGCAAGGCGGTCAGCCACGCCTGGCTGACCTACCAGCACGCGAAGTACGGCGTCCTGGCCCGCAAGCTCCCGCAGCTGCTGCGGGACGCGCAGGCCGCGGACAGCGCGCACGCGAGCGGTGAAGAGGCACGCGACGCGGCGCACCTGCTGGGCCAGGTCTATCAGATCGCCTCGTCCGCCCTGCGCAAGGTCGGCGAGCACGAGCTGTCCTGGCTGGCCGCGGACCGCTCGATCGCGGTCTCGCAGCGCGCCGGTGACCAGCTCCTGGCCGGCATGGCCAGCCACCGGGTCGGCATGGCGCTGCTCTCGCTGGGCCGGATCCGTTCGGCGCTCGAGGTCAACGTCAACATCGCCAACCGCATCGCACCGATGACCTCCGAGGCGGCCACCCCGGAAAGACTCTCCGTGTACGGGTTGCTGCTGCTCACGGGGGCCATGGCGGCGGCCCGGATCGGTGACAGCGCCACCGTGCGCGACCTGGTGTGCGGCGCCGAGCAGGCGGCCGGCGCGCTGGGCGGCGACTACAACTACTACTGGACCTCGTTCGGCCCGACCAACGTGGAGCTGCACCGGGCCGCGGCCGCGGTCGAGCTCGGCGACGGCGGCAAGGCGATCGAGACGCACAACCGGATCGACCCGGAGAGCTTCGCGGCGATGCTGCCGGAGCGGCGTGCCCATCACTTCCTGGACATAGCCCGGGGTTACACACAGCTCGGCGACGTGGAGAAGGCCAGCGAGATGTTGCTGGAGGGTGACAGGCTTGCCCCGGCGGAGATCCGCTGCCGCCCGCTCGCCCACGAGGTCATCTCCGACGTGCTCCGACGCACGCGGGGCACACCGCCGGCGCCGATAGCGGAGCTGGCAGAGCAGATGGGAGTCGGCGTATGA
- a CDS encoding flavoprotein: MSVNTSPGVLYVLVCGSPIARDVGVLVDLAQRDGWEVCVVTTPDGRKFVDAAALHAQTGHPVRSYYKNPGDEDLLPPADAMIVAPATVNTINKWSAGITDTLVLGLLIEGYGFGIPTVVVPYTNKVMALHPSLHDSIAKLRNWGVQVLYGDDVLRLGGPGQNERYRSQFPWRRALQALHTRFAADNRVEPGARS, translated from the coding sequence ATGAGCGTCAACACCTCGCCCGGCGTGCTGTACGTGCTCGTGTGCGGTTCGCCCATCGCCCGCGACGTCGGCGTGCTCGTCGATCTGGCCCAGCGGGACGGCTGGGAGGTCTGCGTGGTCACCACGCCGGACGGCCGCAAATTCGTCGACGCGGCGGCACTGCACGCCCAGACGGGTCACCCGGTCCGTAGCTACTACAAGAACCCCGGCGACGAGGATCTGCTGCCGCCGGCCGACGCGATGATCGTGGCGCCCGCGACGGTGAACACGATCAACAAGTGGTCGGCCGGCATCACCGACACCCTCGTGCTCGGCCTGTTGATCGAGGGCTACGGCTTCGGTATCCCGACCGTGGTCGTCCCGTACACGAACAAGGTCATGGCGCTGCACCCGTCGTTGCACGACAGCATCGCGAAACTTCGCAACTGGGGTGTCCAGGTGCTTTACGGCGATGACGTGCTCCGTCTCGGCGGACCGGGACAGAACGAACGCTATCGGAGCCAGTTCCCGTGGCGGCGTGCTCTGCAGGCGCTGCACACCCGATTCGCGGCCGACAACCGAGTGGAGCCCGGGGCCCGCTCCTGA
- a CDS encoding Nif3-like dinuclear metal center hexameric protein, with protein MTDTAVAPPAVRDVVAALDALYPRDWAEQWDRVGLVLGEFDNPVTTVLCVVDCVPETVAEAVAVGADLIVAHHPLLLKGVSSVAPDTYKGRIVHRLIKADIALYVAHTNADVASPGVSDALAARLDLTGLRPLVPAAPGSPAAGGGRGAGRVGELATPMPLAELTRFVARNLPHTAAGVRAAGDPGRLVRTLAVCGGAGDSFLADAGRAGADAYLCADLRHHPASEHLAAGGPALLDVAHWASERPWLDDVAGLLRAQFPVTALVSDLDTDPWTVHAVSGK; from the coding sequence GTGACCGACACCGCCGTTGCCCCGCCTGCAGTCCGTGACGTGGTGGCCGCCCTCGACGCGCTCTACCCGAGGGACTGGGCCGAGCAGTGGGACAGGGTGGGCCTCGTCCTCGGAGAGTTCGACAACCCCGTCACCACCGTGCTGTGCGTCGTCGACTGCGTCCCGGAAACGGTCGCGGAGGCGGTCGCCGTGGGCGCCGATCTGATCGTCGCCCACCATCCGCTGCTGCTCAAGGGCGTTTCGTCGGTCGCACCCGACACCTACAAGGGCCGCATCGTGCACCGCCTGATCAAGGCGGACATCGCGCTCTACGTCGCGCACACCAACGCCGACGTCGCGAGTCCGGGCGTGTCCGACGCGCTCGCCGCCCGGCTCGATCTGACCGGTCTGCGCCCGCTCGTCCCGGCTGCTCCCGGCAGCCCGGCCGCCGGTGGTGGCCGTGGAGCCGGACGGGTCGGCGAGCTGGCCACACCGATGCCGCTGGCCGAGCTGACCCGGTTCGTCGCCCGCAACCTCCCGCACACCGCCGCCGGGGTGCGTGCTGCCGGTGATCCCGGCCGGCTCGTGCGTACGCTTGCCGTCTGCGGGGGAGCGGGCGATTCGTTCCTGGCGGACGCCGGACGGGCGGGCGCCGATGCGTACCTCTGCGCCGATCTGCGGCATCATCCCGCGAGCGAACATCTCGCCGCCGGCGGTCCGGCGCTGCTCGACGTCGCCCACTGGGCGAGTGAGCGGCCCTGGCTCGACGACGTGGCGGGTCTCCTGCGCGCCCAGTTCCCGGTCACGGCTCTCGTGTCCGATCTCGACACCGACCCCTGGACCGTGCACGCGGTCAGCGGAAAATAA
- a CDS encoding zinc ribbon domain-containing protein: MKAAPQAQRRLLDLQAIDTALAQLAHRRKSLPELAEIATISRELSALEDQRVRAQVAVDDLDRDITRFEKDIEQVRTRKARDQARLDAGGALREIEGLQHEMATLNRRQGELEDAELELMEQRETAEQTLNDIRKKLTEASERRAAAEARRDEAFADITKEQEFKTQARAPLAGDLPGDLLGLYDKIRADSGLGAALFRAGRCGGCRIELYGADLNRVKSAPADEVVRCEECRRIMVRTAESGL; this comes from the coding sequence GTGAAGGCCGCCCCGCAAGCCCAGCGCCGTCTGCTCGACCTGCAGGCCATCGACACCGCCCTCGCCCAGCTCGCCCACCGCCGCAAGTCGCTGCCGGAGCTGGCCGAGATCGCCACGATCTCGCGGGAGCTCTCCGCCCTGGAGGACCAGCGGGTCCGGGCCCAGGTGGCCGTCGACGACCTCGACCGTGACATCACCCGTTTCGAGAAGGACATCGAGCAGGTTCGCACCCGCAAGGCCCGGGACCAGGCCCGCCTCGACGCTGGTGGCGCGTTGCGCGAGATCGAGGGTCTCCAGCACGAGATGGCCACGCTCAACCGGCGGCAGGGTGAGCTTGAGGACGCCGAGCTCGAGCTGATGGAGCAGCGGGAGACCGCCGAGCAGACGCTCAACGACATCCGCAAGAAGCTCACCGAGGCGAGCGAGCGCCGTGCGGCCGCCGAGGCCCGCCGTGACGAGGCCTTCGCGGACATCACCAAGGAGCAGGAGTTCAAGACCCAGGCGCGGGCGCCGCTGGCCGGTGACCTGCCCGGCGACCTGCTCGGCCTGTACGACAAGATCCGCGCCGACTCCGGTCTGGGCGCCGCGCTGTTCCGGGCCGGTCGCTGCGGTGGCTGCCGCATCGAGCTCTACGGCGCCGACCTCAACCGTGTGAAGTCCGCCCCGGCCGACGAGGTGGTCCGCTGCGAGGAATGCCGCCGCATCATGGTCCGCACCGCGGAGTCCGGCCTGTGA